A single genomic interval of Desulfuromonas sp. harbors:
- a CDS encoding FG-GAP-like repeat-containing protein has protein sequence MSGSGRMVATAALIGLLALFLCSCLGRADLRPSGPDPSAVASNNRGVALMGQYDFEGALREFSSLALDYPDNGDILVNLAVATLNRQQEGDETEALSILSRVLQSRPGNLRALYCTGLLELHRGRPVEALSHFQTVVDADPEDLAAWYFRAQSLMDLSRHEEALGSFERVLAGDPYVVSAYYGAFRALRHLGKREEAEAMMGVFQGLKGNPRARSLEFKYRKMGSRSEAATIGAAPAVSALKPPGPVFGAPEPLGPDLTAGAWDGPQGGGRASLTFCDFNGDGHLDLFIAGALQIPGGASNAVLLRTAGEPGYRLDLQHSLALVPSVNFALWGDLDDDGLTDVYLGRRGPNQLWRQEAGRRWREVSAEGGAMGSFDTADGALFDADHDGDLDIFLVNADGPNELLNNNRNGTFRPLAADHGLAGTGGPSRSIVTADLDHDRDVDLIVVNEHPPHEVYLNDRQWEYRPAPGWDAFKASEVAAAVAGDADADGRVEIYALDRAGALTRWERSASSSWEGTPLEKTAFSRAPGETRLCLEDLDGDGVLDLLGSGPDGWWAAAPEGGATAALFAVPGAEADALKAWGLMNSGEGPVLVGWTPGQKPQVWLAGSGRHPFVLLKLSGMTEPGSTWRSNASGIGNRLAIRVGARWTVAQTFRNGSGPGQSLQPVTAGLGGAERLDFVAIDWTDGVFQTELDLEAGALHEITETQRQMSSCPVLFVWDGSGYRFVSDLLGVGGMGYALGPGEYAPPRPWENFLLPQGLMQPEDGRFLLKLTEPMEEITYLDAVRLVAYDLPPGWAMTLDERMGIAPPEPTGRPLFYRQIVAPLRALNDRGEDVTEEVAAGDLRAAPPGPLDRRFIGRLEKEHVLTLTFAEALDAFPGQPVLLADGWVEYPYSQTNFAAWQAGAEYRAPSLDVHGPDGQWRPLLEQFGYPAGMPRQMTVPLPPLPEGARQIRIRTNQEIYWDRLAVAFTEPPPEIDRHPLPLDSGELRQVGFPERVAADQHRPEYDYGRRRPVWDTHFIEGFYTRFGPVTELVDRRDGAVAIFGAGEEIHFEFADSAPPARPGWSRVYVLETNGWCKDMDLHTQNGETVDPIPDYGVPSPEVRRLHDAYQTRYLSGRQ, from the coding sequence GTGAGCGGCTCAGGCCGCATGGTCGCGACGGCCGCCCTGATCGGCCTGCTGGCCCTCTTCCTCTGCTCCTGCCTCGGCAGGGCCGACCTGAGGCCGTCCGGTCCCGACCCCTCTGCGGTCGCCTCCAACAACCGGGGGGTCGCCCTGATGGGACAATACGACTTCGAGGGGGCGCTTCGGGAGTTTTCAAGCCTTGCCCTCGACTATCCGGACAACGGGGACATCCTGGTGAACCTCGCGGTGGCCACCCTCAACCGGCAGCAGGAGGGGGATGAAACGGAGGCCCTGTCTATTCTGAGCCGCGTTCTCCAGAGCCGCCCGGGAAATCTCCGCGCCCTTTACTGTACGGGGCTGCTGGAGCTGCACCGGGGCCGGCCGGTCGAGGCCCTTAGCCATTTCCAGACCGTCGTCGACGCCGACCCGGAGGACCTGGCGGCATGGTATTTTCGCGCCCAGTCCCTCATGGATCTCTCGCGCCACGAGGAGGCCCTCGGCTCCTTCGAGCGGGTTCTGGCGGGAGATCCCTATGTCGTCAGCGCCTACTACGGGGCGTTCAGGGCCTTGCGTCATCTCGGCAAGAGGGAGGAGGCGGAGGCCATGATGGGAGTCTTTCAGGGGCTCAAGGGCAATCCCCGGGCGAGAAGCCTGGAATTCAAGTATCGCAAGATGGGTTCCAGGTCCGAGGCCGCCACCATCGGCGCCGCCCCGGCGGTTTCCGCGTTAAAACCTCCGGGCCCGGTCTTCGGCGCTCCCGAGCCTCTCGGGCCCGATCTGACGGCAGGCGCCTGGGACGGCCCGCAGGGCGGGGGGCGTGCCAGCCTGACCTTCTGCGATTTCAACGGGGACGGCCATCTCGATCTGTTCATTGCCGGGGCTCTGCAAATCCCCGGGGGCGCCTCCAACGCGGTGCTCCTTCGCACGGCGGGGGAACCCGGCTACCGGCTGGACCTTCAGCATTCGCTGGCCCTGGTGCCGTCTGTGAACTTCGCCCTTTGGGGCGATCTGGACGACGACGGCCTCACCGACGTCTACCTGGGCAGGCGTGGGCCGAACCAGCTGTGGCGCCAGGAGGCCGGCCGCCGCTGGCGCGAGGTAAGCGCGGAGGGTGGAGCCATGGGGTCCTTCGACACAGCGGACGGCGCCCTTTTCGACGCCGACCACGACGGGGATCTCGACATCTTCCTGGTCAACGCCGACGGACCCAACGAACTCCTCAACAACAACCGCAACGGGACCTTCCGCCCCCTCGCGGCGGACCACGGCCTCGCCGGAACCGGGGGGCCCTCCCGGTCGATCGTCACCGCAGACCTGGACCACGACCGGGACGTGGACCTGATCGTGGTCAACGAGCACCCGCCTCACGAGGTCTACCTCAACGACCGTCAGTGGGAATACCGGCCGGCGCCGGGCTGGGACGCCTTCAAGGCCTCCGAGGTCGCGGCCGCCGTCGCCGGAGATGCCGATGCCGACGGGCGGGTGGAGATCTACGCCCTCGACAGGGCCGGCGCTCTGACCCGCTGGGAGCGGTCTGCCAGCTCATCCTGGGAGGGGACTCCTCTGGAGAAGACCGCGTTTTCCCGGGCACCGGGCGAGACCCGCCTTTGCCTTGAGGACCTGGACGGGGACGGGGTGCTCGACCTCCTCGGCTCGGGGCCTGACGGGTGGTGGGCCGCCGCTCCCGAAGGGGGAGCAACCGCCGCCTTGTTCGCCGTTCCGGGTGCCGAGGCGGACGCCCTGAAGGCCTGGGGGCTGATGAACTCCGGGGAGGGGCCCGTGCTCGTCGGCTGGACCCCGGGGCAGAAGCCGCAGGTCTGGCTGGCCGGATCCGGAAGACATCCCTTCGTCCTCCTGAAGCTCTCGGGCATGACCGAGCCGGGATCGACCTGGAGATCCAACGCCTCGGGCATCGGTAATCGGCTGGCGATCCGGGTCGGAGCGCGCTGGACCGTGGCACAGACCTTCCGCAACGGCTCGGGGCCCGGCCAGAGCCTGCAGCCGGTCACCGCTGGGCTCGGCGGAGCCGAGCGCCTCGACTTCGTGGCGATCGACTGGACCGACGGGGTTTTCCAGACCGAACTCGACCTCGAGGCCGGCGCTCTTCACGAAATCACCGAAACCCAGCGCCAGATGTCGAGCTGCCCGGTGCTCTTTGTCTGGGACGGCAGCGGGTATCGGTTCGTGAGCGACCTGCTCGGCGTGGGGGGCATGGGCTACGCCCTCGGACCGGGCGAGTACGCCCCCCCGCGGCCCTGGGAGAACTTTCTTCTGCCGCAGGGCCTGATGCAGCCGGAGGACGGGCGGTTTTTGCTCAAGCTGACCGAGCCGATGGAGGAGATCACCTACCTGGACGCGGTCCGGCTCGTGGCCTACGACCTTCCGCCGGGCTGGGCCATGACCCTCGACGAGCGGATGGGCATCGCTCCGCCCGAGCCCACCGGCCGTCCTCTTTTCTACCGGCAGATCGTGGCGCCCCTGCGGGCGCTCAACGACCGGGGCGAGGACGTGACCGAGGAGGTCGCCGCTGGGGACCTCCGGGCGGCGCCGCCCGGCCCCCTCGACCGCCGCTTCATCGGGCGCCTCGAGAAGGAGCACGTCCTGACTCTGACCTTTGCCGAGGCCCTCGACGCTTTTCCCGGGCAGCCCGTGCTGCTGGCCGACGGCTGGGTGGAGTATCCCTACTCCCAGACCAATTTCGCCGCATGGCAGGCGGGGGCCGAATATCGCGCCCCCTCCCTTGACGTGCACGGTCCCGACGGGCAGTGGCGCCCGCTTCTCGAGCAGTTCGGCTACCCGGCCGGCATGCCGCGCCAGATGACCGTTCCCCTGCCGCCCCTTCCCGAGGGGGCCCGGCAGATCCGCATCCGCACCAACCAGGAGATCTACTGGGACAGGCTGGCGGTCGCCTTCACCGAACCGCCCCCCGAGATCGACAGACACCCGCTGCCCCTCGACTCCGGCGAGCTGCGGCAGGTCGGCTTCCCCGAGCGGGTGGCCGCCGACCAGCATCGCCCCGAATACGACTACGGCAGGCGGCGTCCGGTGTGGGACACCCATTTCATCGAGGGATTCTACACACGCTTCGGGCCGGTGACCGAACTCGTCGATCGTCGCGACGGGGCGGTCGCCATTTTCGGCGCCGGCGAGGAGATTCATTTCGAGTTCGCCGATTCGGCGCCCCCGGCCCGGCCCGGCTGGAGCAGGGTCTACGTTCTCGAGACCAACGGCTGGTGCAAGGACATGGACCTTCACACCCAGAACGGCGAGACCGTCGATCCGATTCCCGACTACGGTGTCCCGTCCCCCGAGGTTCGGAGGCTTCACGATGCCTATCAAACCCGCTACCTTTCAGGCAGGCAATGA
- a CDS encoding ABC transporter substrate-binding protein yields MRRWALISLQAAILTFGFCIAFAAPYKQMLDDPLRFRGHAGAETAREGLDAVVIGLFAPGEEAGAVARDLNRGVALAVARANGEGGLRGTPFRVARRWDDNPWGAGSKEMIRLVYRDRSWAVIGFTNGAGHIAEQIAAKAYLPVLSPVSSDPTLTHARLPWIFRLPPDGAAQARILIEEGVVPRGLKRVGMVTSTDHDGRRAAAGLRSAMERFGVPAAFHLSVEADLPDLRQAARRIRDFSPDGLVLRLPPVLVVRLLQALGESGDSFPIFLPWIPGLSEADLRGAYRGTIVAVEPFSRSRGDGALADFERAYRDRFASPPSASAAYGYDAARMVVAAVRSAGLTRSGVRDALAAKSGYRGASGMIDWDNGGGNRAQPVLRLLPGSPEQDKQLMCDGGKTSMDSPNRNLIPDGGPR; encoded by the coding sequence GTGAGGCGATGGGCGCTGATATCGCTCCAGGCCGCCATCCTGACCTTCGGTTTCTGCATCGCCTTCGCGGCCCCGTACAAGCAGATGCTCGACGATCCCTTGCGGTTCCGGGGCCACGCAGGCGCCGAAACGGCCCGGGAGGGCCTCGACGCCGTAGTTATCGGTCTCTTCGCCCCCGGTGAGGAGGCCGGAGCCGTTGCCCGGGACCTGAACCGGGGGGTCGCGCTGGCCGTCGCCCGGGCGAACGGGGAAGGGGGGCTGCGCGGTACGCCCTTCCGGGTGGCCAGGCGCTGGGACGACAATCCCTGGGGGGCCGGTTCCAAGGAGATGATCCGCCTCGTGTACCGGGACCGGTCCTGGGCGGTGATCGGCTTCACCAACGGGGCCGGGCACATCGCCGAGCAGATCGCGGCCAAGGCCTATCTGCCGGTGCTCTCTCCCGTCTCCTCCGATCCCACCCTGACCCATGCCCGCCTGCCGTGGATTTTCCGCCTTCCCCCGGACGGCGCAGCCCAGGCCAGGATCCTTATCGAAGAGGGGGTCGTCCCCCGGGGGCTGAAACGTGTGGGGATGGTGACCAGCACCGACCACGACGGCCGGAGAGCCGCCGCCGGATTGCGCTCGGCCATGGAACGCTTTGGCGTGCCGGCCGCATTTCACCTCTCCGTCGAGGCGGACCTTCCCGATCTTCGGCAGGCGGCCCGGCGCATCAGGGATTTCTCCCCAGACGGCCTTGTTCTGCGCCTGCCCCCCGTGCTCGTCGTGAGGCTGCTCCAGGCCCTGGGGGAATCCGGGGACTCTTTCCCCATCTTTCTCCCCTGGATTCCCGGCCTTTCGGAGGCGGATCTGCGCGGGGCCTATCGCGGGACCATCGTCGCCGTCGAGCCTTTTTCGAGGTCCCGGGGCGACGGAGCCCTCGCCGATTTCGAGCGGGCCTATCGGGACCGATTCGCCTCCCCCCCCTCGGCATCGGCCGCCTACGGCTACGACGCGGCGCGCATGGTCGTTGCGGCGGTCCGGAGCGCGGGGCTGACCCGCAGCGGGGTTCGCGACGCTCTTGCCGCCAAAAGCGGCTATCGTGGGGCGAGCGGCATGATCGATTGGGACAATGGCGGCGGCAACAGGGCGCAGCCCGTTCTTCGGCTGCTGCCCGGGTCCCCTGAACAGGATAAACAACTTATGTGTGACGGAGGAAAGACAAGCATGGATTCCCCGAACCGAAACCTCATCCCCGACGGGGGCCCGAGGTGA
- a CDS encoding ABC transporter substrate-binding protein, with the protein MMALRRRAFRGLRAGLACAMVLFCLLGCGAVIAEPPVYGRTPVEYVPYGRFAEPYKEYFLESVQYHGHGREIPEPQGVESVKIGFLGPIEKTVSVATGGASHEEGLGRRMLQGARLAVEHANAGGGYRGSGIPYELVVRNDNGLWGASGSEVIHLGYKDKVWAILGTIDGANSHIAIRTALKIEVPVMNSADTDPTYSETAIPWAFRCITDDRQMGYLLADFVFGKLQLTRVAALRANNRYGRIGIDEFRDAATRLSHPFLAEMNYQLGDTDFTPQLERIKALDPEVVITWGDAVESALILKQMRAMGMDQWLVGSDRMVAPEFLALAGGNLERVAAGYPYDPESDDVRAHRFRQAYLGRYDESSDAYAAHAYDGMNMLIAATERGGLNRAKIRDELAAMKTYPGVSGIKEFDATYNNVSPAYLAIAEGGRFRVISRDEMLR; encoded by the coding sequence ATGATGGCCCTGCGACGGCGGGCGTTTCGGGGTCTCCGGGCGGGCCTGGCCTGCGCGATGGTCCTCTTCTGTCTTTTGGGGTGCGGCGCGGTGATCGCCGAGCCCCCGGTCTACGGGCGCACTCCTGTCGAGTACGTCCCCTACGGGCGGTTCGCCGAGCCCTACAAAGAGTATTTTCTCGAGTCGGTCCAGTACCATGGGCACGGCCGCGAAATCCCCGAACCTCAGGGGGTGGAGAGCGTCAAGATCGGGTTCCTGGGGCCGATCGAGAAAACCGTCTCCGTGGCCACCGGCGGCGCGTCCCACGAGGAGGGACTCGGCCGCAGGATGCTTCAGGGGGCCCGCCTCGCGGTGGAGCACGCCAACGCAGGCGGCGGGTACCGCGGCAGCGGCATCCCCTACGAACTGGTGGTCCGCAACGACAACGGGCTCTGGGGTGCGAGCGGCAGCGAGGTCATTCACCTCGGTTACAAGGACAAGGTCTGGGCCATCCTCGGGACCATCGACGGCGCCAACAGCCATATCGCCATTCGCACTGCATTGAAGATCGAGGTGCCGGTGATGAACTCGGCGGATACCGACCCGACCTATTCCGAGACCGCCATCCCCTGGGCATTCCGCTGCATCACCGACGACCGGCAGATGGGCTACCTCCTTGCCGATTTCGTCTTCGGCAAGCTGCAACTGACCCGGGTCGCGGCCCTGCGGGCCAACAACCGCTACGGGCGGATCGGCATCGACGAGTTCCGGGACGCCGCCACCCGGCTGAGCCATCCTTTCCTGGCGGAGATGAATTACCAGCTCGGGGACACCGATTTTACCCCGCAACTGGAGCGGATCAAGGCTCTCGACCCGGAAGTCGTCATTACCTGGGGCGACGCCGTCGAATCGGCCCTGATCCTCAAGCAGATGCGGGCGATGGGGATGGACCAGTGGCTGGTCGGCAGCGACCGCATGGTCGCCCCCGAGTTCTTGGCTCTCGCCGGGGGGAACCTGGAGAGGGTGGCGGCCGGCTATCCTTACGACCCGGAGAGTGACGATGTCCGGGCCCATCGCTTCCGGCAGGCCTATCTCGGCCGCTACGACGAGTCTTCGGATGCTTATGCCGCCCACGCCTACGACGGGATGAACATGCTCATCGCCGCGACGGAGAGGGGGGGGCTCAACCGGGCAAAAATCCGTGACGAGCTGGCCGCCATGAAGACCTATCCCGGAGTCAGCGGCATCAAGGAGTTCGATGCGACATACAACAACGTGAGTCCCGCCTACCTGGCCATCGCCGAGGGCGGCCGCTTTCGCGTCATCTCCCGGGACGAGATGCTTCGGTGA
- a CDS encoding two-component regulator propeller domain-containing protein translates to MKSTPSKKPGAVQRARMIIRQAGLLLALLFAGWLPAWAAVDQPSLSAGEPYVYTEWETFGVEDGLPDDHIFTILADGERLWVGTEGGLALYEKGRWQSWTEEDGLPWNVVMSIAVSPKTGDLWLGLFGGGLVRFSGGRFDHFHQLNSGLVNDVVYGVEVSGDTVWAATAAGLSAFNTLTGEWEIFTEKNAPMEEIWCYNVDGDDGKVYVAVWGGGVLEWDEKTRRWNAHRDPDREMEIDLYRDDGLIHIITTSVSYVDRVLWAATYFGLSRYDGKNWRGYMEHDSGLASNFLNLSVGRSATSCYNATDLGLAVLADFDTDTWVTYKRDTEDAGTWTAHLMVGNEEVRAVPTGLSLPNHFVTALDFQGEDLWIGTGHGLARGVGRGYYPGLRPPEAAVRASGGEGAQ, encoded by the coding sequence ATGAAATCGACTCCGTCGAAGAAACCGGGAGCCGTCCAAAGGGCCCGGATGATCATCCGCCAGGCAGGGTTGCTCCTGGCGCTGCTTTTTGCCGGGTGGCTGCCGGCCTGGGCGGCCGTCGACCAGCCTTCGCTTTCTGCCGGGGAGCCCTACGTCTATACCGAGTGGGAGACCTTCGGCGTCGAGGACGGGTTGCCGGATGACCACATCTTCACCATCCTCGCCGACGGCGAGCGGCTCTGGGTCGGCACCGAAGGGGGCCTGGCCCTGTACGAGAAGGGGCGCTGGCAGAGCTGGACCGAGGAGGACGGACTGCCCTGGAACGTGGTCATGTCGATAGCGGTCAGCCCCAAAACCGGCGACCTCTGGCTCGGCCTGTTCGGCGGCGGCCTGGTCCGGTTCAGCGGCGGCCGCTTCGATCACTTCCACCAGCTCAACAGCGGCCTGGTCAACGACGTGGTCTACGGCGTGGAGGTCAGCGGCGACACGGTCTGGGCGGCCACCGCCGCAGGGCTCAGCGCCTTCAACACGCTCACCGGCGAGTGGGAGATCTTCACCGAGAAGAACGCGCCCATGGAGGAGATCTGGTGCTACAACGTCGACGGCGACGACGGCAAGGTCTATGTCGCTGTGTGGGGCGGCGGCGTCCTGGAGTGGGATGAAAAGACCCGCCGCTGGAACGCCCACCGGGACCCCGACCGGGAGATGGAGATCGACCTCTACCGCGACGACGGCCTCATTCACATCATCACCACCTCGGTCTCCTACGTCGACCGGGTCCTGTGGGCGGCGACCTATTTCGGCCTGAGCCGCTACGACGGCAAGAACTGGCGCGGCTACATGGAGCACGACAGCGGGCTGGCCAGCAACTTCCTGAACCTGTCGGTGGGGCGCAGCGCGACTTCCTGCTACAACGCCACCGATCTGGGCCTGGCGGTTCTCGCGGATTTCGACACCGACACCTGGGTTACCTACAAGCGCGACACCGAGGACGCCGGGACCTGGACGGCCCACCTGATGGTGGGCAACGAGGAGGTCCGGGCGGTGCCCACCGGCCTGTCTCTGCCCAACCATTTCGTGACCGCTCTCGACTTCCAGGGGGAGGACCTCTGGATCGGCACCGGCCACGGCCTGGCGCGGGGCGTCGGCCGGGGATACTATCCGGGCCTGCGGCCGCCGGAAGCCGCCGTGCGGGCTTCCGGGGGGGAGGGGGCGCAATGA
- a CDS encoding multiheme c-type cytochrome, with the protein MFQSSKILPGLFLWGVLCLVLPIGGEVRAQAASDADAVYVGQGVCRRCHDSDHRDQFNPWYRSAHARAYAALSMPESKEIARLSGIDVDPFKSPVCLGCHATASDAEPWQLDATFFTEDGIGCEHCHGPGSEYAEAGVMADRKAAMQAGLRMRGQDLCLDCHIPKGSHQAVLEVREFVYEEALEKIAHPGRGGALPAAAGGADAGYSESGFVGARVCGGCHRGEAAGFAYSKWRLSAHAEAHAVLGTDRARAVAKDAGLTADPRRASQCLRCHATGSAGSADPFAAPVAVELGVQCESCHGPGGAHAAAGGTVVLGAVERGTCEGCHSGYHGESFDYGGMPGSIAHAKPESGAAGAAGPRYKTPVDLALSRDGRLLFVACEASDSLAVVDTRSRTLVAEIPLQNQPNGVCLSPDEDRVFVSNRGSDSVSVVDARSWEVIATIAVGDEPHGLVTDAAGETLYVANAGSGDVSVVDLQSGREAKRLAAGRGTWGVSRVPGGASVFVTNNLSHFVEFRASSRSEVTVVGTEQARVSRRISIPDANLVQGIDFAPDGEFGLVTLLRTKNLVPITRVIQGGVITNGIGVLWRDGRVDQLLLDEPGHYFADPTDVVISPAGDFAYVSGGGIDAVAVIDLGRMKEVLGRATEEERREVLPNHLGVSSQFVLKRIGVGRSPRGLAASRDGRYVYVADALDDSVSVIDAKRNERIAVIGLGGPEQITQQRFGERVFHSAEVTFGQQFSCHSCHPDGGIDGITYDLEPDGLGLNPVDNRSLRGILDTAPFKWTGKNPTLSRQCGPRLAVFFTRIDPFTPEQVKALEHYICTIPRNPNRFRGEELSDAQRRGKKMFERTRTNDGAEIHEENRCDFCHSGPYYTNRKLANVGVISELDTKDTFDVPHLNNIYETAPYLHDGRSETLEEIWTRFNPDDTHGVTNDMTKNQLNDLIEYLKTL; encoded by the coding sequence ATGTTTCAATCTTCGAAGATTCTTCCGGGCCTGTTCCTTTGGGGCGTTCTCTGCCTGGTCCTGCCCATCGGCGGGGAGGTCCGGGCCCAGGCCGCCTCCGATGCGGATGCGGTCTATGTCGGGCAGGGCGTTTGCCGCCGGTGCCACGACTCGGATCACCGCGACCAGTTCAACCCCTGGTATCGCTCCGCCCACGCCCGGGCTTACGCGGCCCTGTCCATGCCCGAGTCGAAGGAGATCGCGCGCCTGTCCGGGATCGACGTGGATCCCTTCAAAAGCCCGGTCTGCCTGGGATGCCACGCGACGGCCTCCGACGCCGAGCCCTGGCAGCTCGATGCAACCTTTTTCACAGAGGACGGAATCGGCTGCGAGCATTGCCACGGTCCCGGCAGCGAATACGCAGAGGCCGGGGTCATGGCCGACCGAAAGGCGGCGATGCAGGCCGGCCTGCGGATGCGCGGACAGGACCTCTGCCTGGACTGCCACATCCCGAAGGGCTCCCACCAGGCGGTGCTGGAGGTCAGGGAGTTCGTCTACGAAGAGGCGCTTGAAAAGATCGCCCATCCGGGCAGGGGAGGGGCCCTTCCCGCCGCCGCGGGGGGGGCGGACGCAGGCTATTCCGAGTCCGGTTTTGTCGGTGCCCGGGTCTGCGGCGGGTGTCACCGGGGGGAGGCCGCGGGATTCGCCTACAGCAAATGGCGTTTGTCGGCCCACGCCGAGGCCCACGCCGTCCTCGGCACCGACCGGGCCAGGGCCGTCGCGAAAGACGCCGGGCTGACGGCCGATCCGCGCCGGGCTTCCCAATGCCTGCGCTGTCATGCCACCGGGTCGGCCGGTTCGGCCGATCCTTTTGCCGCTCCCGTTGCGGTTGAACTCGGGGTGCAGTGCGAGAGCTGCCACGGCCCGGGGGGCGCGCACGCGGCGGCCGGTGGAACGGTCGTCCTGGGCGCGGTGGAGCGCGGGACATGCGAGGGCTGCCACAGCGGCTATCACGGGGAGAGCTTCGACTACGGGGGGATGCCCGGCTCCATCGCCCATGCAAAACCCGAATCGGGAGCTGCCGGGGCTGCCGGCCCCCGATACAAGACACCCGTCGATCTGGCCCTTTCCCGGGACGGCCGGCTTCTTTTCGTCGCCTGCGAGGCCTCCGACAGCCTGGCGGTCGTCGATACCCGGAGCCGCACCCTGGTGGCCGAGATTCCCCTGCAGAACCAGCCCAACGGGGTCTGTCTCTCCCCCGACGAGGACCGTGTGTTCGTCAGCAACCGCGGTTCGGATTCCGTCTCGGTGGTCGATGCCCGATCCTGGGAGGTCATCGCAACCATCGCCGTCGGGGACGAACCCCACGGTCTCGTCACCGATGCGGCGGGCGAGACCCTCTACGTGGCCAACGCCGGCTCGGGAGACGTCTCTGTGGTCGATCTGCAGAGCGGCCGCGAAGCCAAGCGGCTGGCGGCCGGGCGGGGCACCTGGGGAGTGAGCCGCGTTCCCGGCGGCGCCTCGGTGTTCGTGACCAACAACCTTTCCCATTTCGTGGAGTTCCGCGCCTCCTCCCGATCGGAGGTCACCGTCGTGGGGACTGAGCAGGCCCGGGTGTCCCGGCGCATCTCCATCCCCGACGCCAACCTCGTGCAGGGCATCGACTTCGCCCCCGACGGGGAGTTCGGACTGGTGACCCTGCTGCGCACCAAGAACCTCGTCCCTATCACCCGCGTCATCCAGGGCGGGGTCATCACCAACGGCATCGGGGTTCTGTGGCGGGACGGGCGGGTCGACCAGCTGCTGCTCGACGAGCCGGGGCACTACTTCGCCGACCCCACGGACGTGGTCATCTCGCCGGCGGGGGATTTCGCCTACGTCTCCGGCGGGGGGATCGACGCGGTGGCGGTGATCGACCTTGGGCGCATGAAGGAGGTTCTCGGCCGCGCCACCGAAGAGGAGCGCAGGGAGGTCCTGCCCAATCATCTCGGCGTCTCGAGCCAGTTCGTCCTCAAGCGCATCGGCGTGGGCCGCAGTCCCCGGGGCCTCGCCGCTTCGCGCGACGGCCGCTATGTTTACGTGGCGGACGCCCTGGACGACTCCGTTTCGGTGATCGACGCGAAGCGCAACGAGCGGATCGCCGTGATCGGCCTGGGCGGCCCCGAGCAAATCACCCAGCAACGCTTCGGCGAGCGGGTGTTCCACAGCGCCGAGGTGACTTTCGGGCAGCAGTTCTCCTGTCATTCCTGCCACCCCGACGGTGGCATCGACGGCATCACCTACGATCTCGAGCCGGACGGCCTCGGCCTGAACCCCGTCGACAACCGCTCCCTGCGGGGCATCCTCGATACGGCTCCCTTCAAATGGACGGGAAAGAACCCGACCCTGAGCCGGCAGTGCGGGCCCCGGCTGGCGGTCTTTTTTACCCGCATCGACCCCTTCACGCCGGAACAGGTGAAGGCCCTCGAACACTATATCTGCACCATTCCGCGCAATCCCAACCGCTTCCGTGGCGAAGAGCTTTCCGACGCCCAGCGCCGGGGGAAAAAGATGTTCGAGCGCACCCGCACCAACGACGGTGCTGAAATCCACGAGGAGAACCGCTGCGATTTCTGTCATTCCGGGCCCTACTACACCAACCGCAAGCTCGCCAACGTGGGGGTCATCTCCGAGCTGGACACCAAGGACACCTTCGACGTGCCCCACCTCAACAACATCTACGAAACGGCCCCCTATCTCCACGACGGACGCTCCGAGACCCTGGAGGAGATTTGGACCCGGTTCAATCCCGACGATACCCACGGGGTCACCAACGACATGACCAAGAACCAGCTCAACGATCTGATCGAATATCTCAAAACCCTGTAA
- a CDS encoding ASPIC/UnbV domain-containing protein: MDNDGDLDILVLNLNDTPRLLRNDGGNRSHWLSIRARGTRSNRDALGTRVRLTAGGVTQVADVRSSSGYLSQGDLRVHFGLGAAAKAERIEIRWPDGGVQVLENVTADRIVTVTEPASD, translated from the coding sequence ATCGACAACGACGGCGACCTTGACATCCTCGTTCTGAACCTCAACGACACTCCCCGCCTGCTGCGCAACGACGGCGGCAACCGCAGCCACTGGCTTTCCATCCGCGCCAGGGGCACGCGCAGCAACCGGGACGCCCTCGGCACCCGGGTTCGGCTCACCGCCGGCGGCGTGACCCAGGTCGCAGACGTGCGCAGCAGTTCCGGCTACCTCTCTCAGGGGGACCTTCGGGTTCATTTCGGTCTCGGCGCCGCCGCCAAGGCGGAGCGAATCGAGATCCGCTGGCCCGACGGAGGGGTGCAGGTTCTCGAAAATGTGACCGCCGACCGGATAGTGACCGTGACCGAACCTGCCTCCGACTGA